Proteins from a single region of Streptomyces sp. TN58:
- a CDS encoding RNA ligase (ATP) — translation MSTLRVTAEELTVHEHPNADALELAQVGLYRAVIAKGAYRTGDFALYIPEQAVLPAALIEELGLTGRLAGSSADRVKAVRLRGELSQGLVCRPRALADVDLVQAAKEGTDFTELLGITKWAPPVPTTMSGDVEAAADLLPWVDIENLQRYPHIFEPGEPVVLTEKLHGTASLYTYVVEGGRSIVSSKGFGAKGLALKEDERNLYWRAVRGHGVPAVAEALAGRLGATRVGIFAEVYGAGVQDLAYGTDARTADTPPGYAVFDVCAEIGGQVRWLDPSAVLPDGELPLVPRLYEGPYDLDTVLEHAGGRETVSGRAVHLREGVVIRPATERYSPVVGGRAIAKAVSPAYLTRKGGTEYE, via the coding sequence ATGTCGACCTTGCGTGTCACAGCCGAAGAGCTGACCGTCCACGAGCACCCGAACGCCGACGCGTTGGAACTGGCCCAGGTGGGCCTCTACCGCGCGGTGATCGCCAAGGGGGCCTACCGCACCGGTGACTTCGCGCTCTACATACCGGAACAGGCCGTGCTGCCCGCCGCGCTGATCGAGGAGCTGGGCCTCACCGGGCGGCTCGCCGGCAGCTCCGCCGACCGGGTCAAGGCGGTCCGGCTGCGCGGCGAGCTCTCGCAGGGCCTGGTGTGCCGGCCGCGTGCGCTGGCCGACGTCGACCTCGTACAGGCCGCCAAGGAGGGCACGGACTTCACGGAGCTGCTGGGCATCACCAAATGGGCCCCGCCCGTGCCCACCACGATGAGCGGCGACGTCGAGGCCGCCGCCGACCTGCTGCCGTGGGTGGACATCGAGAACCTCCAGAGGTATCCGCACATCTTCGAGCCCGGCGAGCCCGTCGTCCTCACCGAGAAGCTGCACGGAACGGCCAGCCTGTACACCTACGTCGTCGAAGGCGGACGCTCCATCGTCTCCTCCAAGGGATTCGGTGCGAAGGGCCTCGCCCTCAAGGAGGACGAGCGCAACCTCTACTGGCGCGCGGTGCGCGGACACGGGGTACCCGCCGTCGCCGAGGCGCTGGCCGGCCGGCTCGGCGCGACCCGGGTCGGGATCTTCGCCGAGGTGTACGGCGCGGGCGTGCAGGACCTGGCCTACGGCACCGACGCGCGCACCGCCGACACCCCGCCCGGATACGCCGTCTTCGACGTCTGCGCGGAGATCGGCGGCCAGGTCCGCTGGCTGGACCCGTCCGCCGTCCTGCCGGACGGCGAACTCCCGCTGGTGCCACGGCTGTACGAGGGCCCGTACGACCTGGACACCGTGCTGGAGCACGCCGGCGGCCGCGAAACGGTGTCCGGGCGCGCCGTCCACCTGCGGGAGGGCGTCGTCATCCGCCCGGCCACCGAGCGGTACAGCCCGGTCGTGGGCGGCCGCGCCATCGCCAAGGCGGTCAGCCCGGCCTACCTGACCCGCAAGGGCGGCACGGAGTACGAGTGA
- a CDS encoding SDR family NAD(P)-dependent oxidoreductase, producing MSRRPVTVVTGGSRGIGAATCLRLAADGHDLVLGYVRDEVSADAVAGRVRAAGVRCVTVRVDTAEECAVERLFDIAGSELGTVTGLVNNAGVTGLLGPLADARTEDLRRVVEVNLLGYLLCCRRAARDMTESGGGAIVNVSSAAATLGSPGEYVHYAATKAATDALTVGLAKELGPHGIRVNAVAPGTIETDMHAAMGDPDRPARIGAETPLRRPGRPEEIAGAISWLLSPDASYTSGTVLRVAGGR from the coding sequence ATGTCACGTCGTCCGGTCACCGTCGTCACCGGCGGCAGCAGGGGCATCGGGGCTGCGACCTGTCTGCGGCTGGCCGCCGACGGGCACGACCTGGTGCTGGGGTACGTCCGCGACGAGGTGTCCGCCGACGCCGTCGCCGGGCGGGTGCGGGCCGCCGGGGTCCGCTGCGTGACCGTGCGGGTGGACACCGCCGAGGAGTGCGCGGTCGAGCGGCTCTTCGACATCGCCGGCTCCGAACTCGGCACGGTGACGGGCCTGGTCAACAACGCGGGGGTGACGGGGCTGCTGGGTCCGCTCGCCGACGCCCGGACCGAGGACCTGCGCCGGGTGGTCGAGGTCAACCTCCTCGGGTACCTGCTGTGCTGCCGCCGGGCCGCCCGCGACATGACGGAGTCCGGGGGCGGGGCGATCGTGAACGTCTCGTCGGCGGCCGCCACCCTGGGCAGCCCCGGAGAGTACGTGCACTACGCGGCGACCAAGGCCGCCACCGACGCGCTGACCGTGGGGCTCGCCAAGGAGCTCGGCCCGCACGGGATCCGGGTGAACGCCGTGGCCCCCGGGACGATCGAAACCGACATGCACGCCGCCATGGGCGACCCCGACCGCCCGGCACGCATCGGGGCCGAGACCCCGCTCCGGCGGCCCGGCCGGCCCGAGGAGATCGCGGGGGCGATCTCGTGGCTGCTCTCGCCGGACGCCTCGTACACGTCGGGAACCGTCCTGCGGGTCGCGGGCGGCCGCTGA
- a CDS encoding peptidoglycan-binding domain-containing protein, which yields MSQEPDENGLVVSDDALAVRPYVVPSGPPPHAAAPAWPQSGAFASPGPTHGPWQDQDAAVAAPVIAPAPVIASAPRGSRRSGAADRRSRLPQAVTAVFALAAVGALVLLLTGPDPEPPRAEPPADLTVPALPGGAHAGTESSPVTPSARSAGPSARTSAGAASDATTGPGPKPPTIPSTSAPRPSHGYVTLRMGDSGPEVRALQEMLRGQGFTYVSVTGVYDGQTKRGVGQLQRDRSVKGDPQGVYGPNTQAAMG from the coding sequence ATGTCCCAGGAACCTGATGAGAACGGCCTCGTCGTATCCGACGACGCCCTCGCCGTACGCCCGTACGTCGTCCCCTCCGGCCCCCCGCCGCACGCGGCAGCTCCTGCCTGGCCGCAGAGCGGCGCCTTCGCCTCCCCGGGCCCCACGCACGGCCCTTGGCAGGACCAGGACGCCGCAGTCGCGGCACCGGTGATCGCCCCCGCACCGGTGATCGCGTCCGCCCCGCGCGGTTCCCGGCGTTCCGGCGCGGCCGACCGCCGAAGCCGGCTCCCGCAGGCCGTGACCGCCGTGTTCGCGCTCGCGGCCGTCGGTGCTCTCGTGCTCCTGCTGACCGGGCCCGACCCGGAGCCGCCCCGGGCGGAGCCGCCGGCCGACCTGACCGTGCCGGCGCTCCCGGGCGGCGCGCACGCCGGTACCGAGTCGTCCCCTGTCACGCCGTCCGCCCGGTCCGCCGGCCCGTCCGCCCGGACCTCGGCCGGCGCCGCGTCGGACGCGACGACGGGCCCGGGGCCGAAACCGCCCACCATCCCCAGCACGTCCGCCCCGCGGCCGTCGCATGGGTACGTGACCCTGCGCATGGGCGACAGCGGACCCGAGGTGCGAGCCCTACAGGAGATGCTCCGGGGCCAGGGCTTCACCTATGTCTCCGTCACCGGCGTCTACGACGGCCAGACCAAGCGCGGCGTCGGCCAGCTCCAGCGCGACCGGTCCGTCAAGGGCGACCCCCAGGGCGTCTACGGACCGAACACCCAGGCGGCCATGGGGTAG
- a CDS encoding DNRLRE domain-containing protein — translation MRRSRGLALSLALSLTGTGAGLGLALAPQAAALTPPVAFTADALSTWQPNGVVWALAEAGGQVFAGGTFSTVRPPAGGAGSEQQAVNFVALDAATGAPTSCKLSFTIGSGTATVRALALSPDKSTLYAGGYFGAVNGTAVSSLAAIDVASCTVKTAFRPAFAATVRALAVTGDTVYAGGDFLTVAGQPRARFAAVGAADGALKAFTADADEPGRAVEVTPDGKNVVLGGDFFTVNGTNSHALAVVDATSGALTKPYPGFIETNSVVKDIATDATGFYTANEGTGGGVFDGRIALDLPGFGQRWRDTCLGATQAVLPYQNVLYSASHAHDCAGVGEFPDGQRHHLLAQPTNAIGKLGWSPDTNDGIGEGIGPRVMAVGSKGGVQYLWVGGEFTTVNGAAQQSLTRFASTGDTGAPTVPVASAASFEPGEVQVRWRTSLDLDDSALTYRIYRNGSASPIATVAADSLFFRRPQAAWTDTTVTAGQSYTYRVTATDAAGNTSALSATASVTVPTRAESYPTQVRADGAQLYWRYDDAIQPYAADSSAGGNQNGVHMNGPALRQTPGAVSGASTAIGFNGTDSRIYADKRQTIGNAYTVETWFRTNTTRGGKLFGFGSNQDRGSYQYDKHLYMTNDGRLVFGVYTGATRTITTAGAYNDNQWHHAVATQGPGGMTLYVDGVQRGTLAVTAHENYSGYWHAGGDSLGGWPNRPTSDMWAGQLDESAVYPTVLSSAQVQNHYALATAPADSVVQVTAAEDTYANAGAPGTNYGTSSSLAVRGTSFYASYLRFDLPAAPAGTVLKSATLSVKTSTAGGAGTTDTVSVVPVTGSWSEGTTTYNNRPALGGPALGAYPGIPDGSAVHTATLTTGSVAAALGGSLGLALSSSGTDALWLWSSEAQANEGTPQLTLTFGAP, via the coding sequence ATGCGCAGATCCCGTGGGCTGGCGCTCTCTCTCGCCCTGTCCCTGACCGGAACCGGAGCAGGGCTGGGTCTCGCCCTCGCTCCACAGGCGGCGGCGCTCACGCCGCCCGTGGCCTTCACCGCCGACGCACTGTCCACCTGGCAGCCCAACGGCGTCGTATGGGCCCTCGCCGAGGCCGGCGGACAGGTCTTCGCCGGCGGCACCTTCTCCACCGTGCGCCCGCCCGCGGGCGGCGCCGGCAGCGAGCAGCAGGCCGTGAACTTCGTGGCGCTGGACGCCGCCACCGGCGCCCCCACCTCCTGCAAGCTGTCCTTCACCATCGGGTCGGGCACCGCGACGGTCCGGGCGCTCGCCCTCTCACCGGACAAGTCGACCCTCTACGCCGGCGGGTACTTCGGCGCGGTCAACGGCACCGCGGTCTCCAGCCTCGCCGCCATCGACGTGGCCAGCTGCACCGTGAAGACGGCGTTTCGCCCGGCCTTCGCCGCCACCGTCCGCGCCCTCGCCGTCACCGGTGACACGGTCTACGCCGGCGGCGACTTCCTCACCGTCGCCGGGCAGCCGCGCGCACGGTTCGCCGCCGTCGGCGCCGCCGACGGGGCGCTGAAGGCCTTCACAGCAGACGCCGACGAGCCCGGACGCGCCGTGGAGGTCACCCCCGACGGCAAGAACGTGGTCCTCGGCGGGGACTTCTTCACCGTCAACGGCACGAACAGCCACGCGCTCGCCGTCGTCGACGCCACGAGCGGCGCACTCACCAAGCCCTACCCCGGCTTCATCGAGACCAACTCCGTCGTCAAGGACATCGCGACCGACGCCACCGGCTTCTACACGGCCAACGAGGGCACCGGCGGCGGCGTCTTCGACGGCCGGATCGCGCTCGACCTGCCCGGCTTCGGCCAGCGCTGGCGCGACACCTGCCTGGGCGCCACCCAGGCGGTGCTGCCGTACCAGAACGTCCTCTACAGCGCCTCGCACGCGCACGACTGCGCCGGCGTCGGCGAGTTCCCCGACGGCCAACGCCACCACCTGCTCGCCCAGCCCACGAACGCCATCGGCAAGCTCGGCTGGTCCCCCGACACCAACGACGGCATCGGAGAGGGCATCGGCCCGCGCGTGATGGCCGTCGGCTCCAAGGGCGGCGTGCAGTACCTGTGGGTGGGCGGCGAGTTCACCACCGTCAACGGTGCGGCGCAGCAGAGCCTGACGCGGTTCGCCTCCACCGGCGACACCGGCGCGCCCACCGTGCCCGTGGCGAGCGCCGCGAGCTTCGAGCCGGGCGAGGTCCAGGTGCGCTGGCGCACCAGCCTCGACCTCGACGACAGTGCGCTGACCTACCGGATCTACCGCAACGGCTCGGCCTCGCCGATCGCCACGGTCGCGGCGGACTCGCTCTTCTTCAGGCGGCCGCAGGCCGCCTGGACCGACACCACCGTAACCGCCGGCCAGTCGTACACCTACCGGGTGACCGCCACCGACGCGGCCGGGAACACCAGCGCCCTGTCCGCCACGGCGAGCGTGACCGTGCCGACCCGGGCCGAGAGCTACCCGACCCAGGTCCGCGCCGACGGGGCCCAGCTGTACTGGCGCTACGACGACGCGATCCAGCCCTACGCCGCGGACTCCTCGGCCGGCGGCAACCAGAACGGCGTGCACATGAACGGCCCCGCCCTGCGGCAGACGCCCGGCGCCGTGTCCGGCGCGAGCACGGCGATCGGCTTCAACGGCACGGACTCCCGGATCTACGCGGACAAGCGGCAGACCATCGGCAATGCCTACACCGTCGAGACCTGGTTCAGGACGAACACCACCCGCGGCGGCAAGCTCTTCGGATTCGGCAGCAACCAGGACCGGGGCAGCTACCAGTACGACAAGCACCTCTACATGACCAACGACGGCCGACTGGTCTTCGGCGTCTACACCGGGGCCACCCGCACCATCACCACCGCCGGCGCGTACAACGACAACCAGTGGCACCACGCCGTCGCCACCCAGGGCCCCGGCGGGATGACCCTCTACGTGGACGGCGTCCAACGGGGCACCCTCGCCGTCACCGCGCACGAGAACTACTCCGGCTACTGGCACGCGGGCGGCGACAGCCTCGGCGGCTGGCCCAACCGACCGACCAGCGACATGTGGGCGGGACAGCTCGACGAGAGCGCCGTCTACCCGACCGTGCTGAGCTCGGCCCAGGTGCAGAACCACTACGCCCTGGCCACCGCCCCCGCCGACTCGGTGGTGCAGGTCACCGCCGCGGAGGACACCTACGCCAACGCGGGAGCGCCCGGCACCAATTACGGCACCTCGTCCTCCCTGGCCGTGCGCGGCACCTCGTTCTACGCGAGCTACCTGCGCTTCGACCTGCCGGCGGCGCCCGCGGGCACGGTGCTGAAGTCCGCCACGCTCAGCGTGAAGACGAGCACGGCGGGCGGCGCCGGTACGACGGACACCGTCTCGGTCGTCCCGGTCACCGGCTCGTGGAGCGAGGGCACGACGACCTACAACAACCGCCCCGCCCTCGGCGGTCCGGCCCTCGGCGCCTACCCGGGGATCCCGGACGGCTCGGCCGTGCACACCGCCACGCTGACGACGGGATCCGTCGCGGCGGCACTCGGCGGCAGCCTCGGCCTGGCGCTGAGCAGCTCCGGTACGGACGCCCTGTGGCTGTGGTCCTCCGAGGCGCAGGCCAACGAGGGCACGCCGCAGCTGACGCTCACCTTCGGCGCGCCGTGA
- a CDS encoding glycoside hydrolase family 5 protein, translated as MRSLLRAVLCVLLLTAGTLPAQAAQAAQPPQEPPAAGAEAWTPPLSTRGRYIVDANGNRFRLRSGNWDGAQGSWNGSGDRDDPATHHSGQNANGIPLGLDRVPLPALLADFRALGLNSIRLPFSNEMLRTPTPVPDAAVAANPSLRGRTPLQVYDAVVAALTGAGFAVILNNHTVTTRWCCGLDGNERWNSGRSTAQWADDWVFLTRRYRDNPRVVGADLYNEVRRDVWDDPNWGLGDNHDWHAAAQEAADRILTEANPNLLIVVEGINWFGLPVDGFPHGRPTLTPVRTLSHTLVVSNKLVYSAHFYAYTGPRHSGATGIGETHDARYQDMTAAELEQTLYDQAFFVSAETGAHFTAPVWISEFGIGADEGGAAPRTWFDRLTGHLARTDADYAYWPLVGWSTTAQGAPGGDTWALLRYDTAGRRSGVLDPGDWRTARWSGLLTAPGRTGPVAAGTSWYQLTTDHRDHSASLLTRAGGDWDSGARKAVCPDGARLAGLAHTGGRGMCTDSGLRAPSGGHTVVRDERYVSAGGDWATGYTKFQCPAGQFVIGYSLRGERVSAALCAPARTDLPAGGRTLWFDRGDNRPAGGPGADFATGRYKGQCLPTEYAAGVAFTTRVASRPSPAALLCRPLPGPDVLR; from the coding sequence ATGAGAAGCCTCTTACGCGCCGTCCTGTGCGTCCTCCTGCTGACGGCCGGCACCCTGCCCGCCCAGGCAGCGCAGGCAGCCCAGCCCCCGCAGGAGCCCCCGGCAGCCGGCGCCGAGGCCTGGACGCCGCCGCTCTCCACCCGCGGCCGGTACATCGTCGACGCGAACGGGAACCGGTTCCGCCTGCGCTCCGGCAACTGGGACGGAGCCCAGGGCTCCTGGAACGGCTCCGGCGACCGCGACGACCCGGCCACGCACCACAGCGGCCAGAACGCCAACGGCATCCCGCTCGGCCTGGACCGGGTCCCGCTGCCCGCCCTGCTCGCCGACTTCCGCGCCCTCGGCCTGAACAGCATCAGGCTGCCCTTCTCCAACGAGATGCTGCGCACCCCCACCCCGGTCCCCGACGCGGCCGTCGCCGCCAACCCGTCGCTGCGCGGCCGCACCCCCCTCCAGGTCTACGACGCCGTGGTCGCCGCCCTCACCGGCGCCGGCTTCGCGGTCATCCTCAACAACCACACCGTCACCACCCGTTGGTGCTGCGGCCTCGACGGCAACGAACGCTGGAACAGCGGCCGGTCCACGGCCCAGTGGGCCGACGACTGGGTCTTCCTCACCCGCCGCTACCGCGACAACCCGCGCGTCGTCGGCGCCGACCTGTACAACGAGGTCCGCCGCGACGTCTGGGACGACCCCAACTGGGGCCTCGGCGACAACCACGACTGGCACGCGGCCGCCCAGGAGGCCGCCGACCGCATCCTCACGGAGGCCAACCCGAACCTGCTGATCGTGGTCGAGGGCATCAACTGGTTCGGTCTGCCCGTGGACGGCTTCCCGCACGGCCGCCCCACCCTCACCCCCGTACGGACCCTCTCGCACACCCTGGTCGTCTCGAACAAGCTCGTCTACTCCGCCCACTTCTACGCGTACACCGGCCCCCGGCACAGCGGAGCCACCGGCATCGGCGAGACCCACGACGCCCGCTACCAGGACATGACCGCGGCGGAACTGGAACAGACCCTCTACGACCAGGCCTTCTTCGTCTCCGCCGAGACCGGCGCGCACTTCACAGCCCCCGTCTGGATCAGCGAGTTCGGCATCGGGGCCGACGAGGGCGGCGCCGCTCCCCGCACCTGGTTCGACCGCCTCACCGGCCACCTGGCCCGCACCGACGCTGACTACGCGTACTGGCCCCTCGTCGGCTGGAGCACCACCGCCCAGGGAGCCCCCGGCGGGGACACCTGGGCCCTGCTCCGCTACGACACGGCCGGGCGCCGCTCCGGCGTCCTGGACCCGGGGGACTGGCGCACCGCACGCTGGTCCGGGCTCCTCACCGCTCCGGGCCGCACCGGTCCCGTCGCCGCCGGCACCTCCTGGTACCAGCTGACCACCGACCACCGCGACCACAGCGCCTCCCTGCTCACCAGGGCCGGCGGAGACTGGGACAGCGGAGCCCGCAAAGCGGTCTGCCCCGACGGCGCCCGCCTCGCCGGCCTCGCCCACACCGGCGGCCGAGGCATGTGCACGGACTCCGGCCTGCGCGCCCCGAGCGGCGGGCACACCGTGGTCCGGGACGAGAGGTACGTGTCCGCGGGCGGAGACTGGGCCACCGGGTACACGAAGTTCCAGTGCCCGGCCGGCCAGTTCGTGATCGGTTACAGCCTGCGGGGCGAACGCGTCTCGGCGGCGCTGTGCGCACCGGCCCGTACGGACCTGCCGGCGGGCGGCCGGACCCTCTGGTTCGACCGCGGCGACAACCGTCCGGCCGGCGGCCCGGGCGCCGACTTCGCCACCGGAAGGTACAAGGGGCAGTGCCTGCCCACGGAGTATGCGGCGGGTGTCGCCTTCACGACCCGGGTCGCCTCGCGCCCGTCGCCGGCCGCCCTGCTCTGCCGCCCCCTGCCGGGCCCGGACGTGCTCCGGTAA
- a CDS encoding Crp/Fnr family transcriptional regulator, whose translation MSTPSPIRIAAVLSTEHRGRLMAQAHEVNFPENARIFDEGHRADSFWIVRSGTVTLEVPVAGRRPAQVENLGPGELVGWSWLFPPYVWQLSAEAMTPVRAYEFDAAAVRMLMDADPAFGSAVGHWVGRVLAMRLQQTRTRLLDLYAPRLGAAG comes from the coding sequence GTGAGCACACCTTCCCCCATCCGAATAGCCGCCGTGTTGTCCACGGAGCACCGTGGACGGCTGATGGCGCAGGCCCATGAGGTCAATTTCCCGGAGAACGCGCGGATCTTCGACGAGGGCCACCGGGCGGATTCCTTCTGGATCGTGCGCTCGGGCACGGTGACCCTGGAGGTGCCGGTGGCGGGCCGCCGGCCCGCGCAGGTGGAGAACCTCGGCCCCGGCGAGCTGGTGGGCTGGTCCTGGCTGTTCCCTCCGTACGTGTGGCAGCTCAGTGCGGAGGCGATGACGCCGGTGCGGGCGTACGAGTTCGACGCGGCGGCCGTACGGATGCTGATGGACGCCGATCCCGCCTTCGGATCCGCGGTCGGGCACTGGGTCGGTCGCGTGCTCGCGATGCGCCTCCAGCAGACGCGCACCCGGCTGCTGGACCTGTACGCCCCGCGCCTGGGCGCTGCCGGCTGA
- a CDS encoding SSI family serine proteinase inhibitor yields the protein MRSIARGLGLGSAAMALTALTALAWPGTAGAAPTGAQSLYAPSALVLSVTAGPDADTGTVLRAVTLVCSPGPGGTHPDPEAACGELRAAGSQLDPLAAPAADAVCTREWNPMTVTADGVWQGRRLNYTYTFANPCGLRNTAGTLFAF from the coding sequence ATGCGGTCCATCGCAAGGGGTCTCGGACTCGGTTCCGCCGCCATGGCGCTCACCGCGCTCACCGCGCTGGCCTGGCCGGGGACGGCCGGCGCAGCCCCGACCGGTGCGCAGAGCCTGTACGCGCCGTCCGCGCTGGTGCTCAGTGTGACGGCCGGCCCGGACGCCGACACCGGCACGGTGCTGCGGGCGGTGACGCTCGTCTGCTCGCCCGGACCCGGCGGGACCCACCCGGACCCGGAAGCCGCCTGCGGCGAGTTACGCGCGGCCGGCTCGCAGCTCGACCCGCTCGCGGCGCCCGCCGCCGACGCCGTCTGCACCAGGGAGTGGAACCCGATGACGGTGACGGCCGACGGCGTGTGGCAGGGCCGCCGGCTCAACTACACGTACACCTTCGCCAATCCGTGCGGCCTGCGAAACACCGCGGGCACGCTCTTCGCCTTCTGA
- a CDS encoding GNAT family N-acetyltransferase: MTGFEITGASAADMEMIRGWADEEGWNPGDSDRFAFAVADPGGFLVGRLDGQPVACISAVRYGAGFGFIGFYIARPAHRGRGYGIRLWRAGMERLDGRLVGLDGVVEQQDNYRKSGFRSAWNNVRLEGVPQGGDADGDTDGVGGGVEIVDAATLPFGLLAAYDRRFFPAPRDAFLSAWTALPGRTALAAVRDGRIEGLGVIRPCSAAHRIGPLYAATPAVAAALLRRLARHASGGPVAVDVPDANPEATALFKGLGLVSTFEAARMYTGPAPDLPMAELFGVTSLELG, translated from the coding sequence ATGACGGGATTCGAGATCACCGGGGCGAGCGCCGCCGACATGGAGATGATCCGCGGCTGGGCCGACGAGGAGGGCTGGAACCCGGGGGACTCGGACCGCTTCGCCTTCGCCGTGGCCGATCCCGGCGGCTTCCTCGTGGGGCGGCTCGACGGGCAACCGGTGGCCTGCATCTCCGCCGTCCGCTATGGAGCCGGCTTCGGTTTCATCGGCTTCTACATCGCCCGCCCCGCCCACCGGGGACGCGGTTACGGCATCAGGCTCTGGCGTGCGGGGATGGAACGGCTCGACGGGCGGCTCGTCGGCCTCGACGGGGTCGTCGAGCAGCAGGACAACTACCGGAAGTCCGGCTTCCGTTCGGCCTGGAACAACGTCCGCCTCGAAGGCGTGCCCCAAGGCGGCGACGCGGACGGCGACACGGACGGAGTCGGAGGCGGGGTCGAGATCGTGGACGCCGCCACGCTGCCCTTCGGCCTGCTCGCCGCCTACGACCGGCGGTTCTTCCCCGCCCCGCGGGACGCCTTCCTCTCCGCCTGGACCGCTCTGCCCGGCCGGACCGCCCTGGCTGCCGTGCGCGACGGCCGGATCGAGGGCCTGGGGGTGATCCGCCCGTGCAGCGCCGCCCACCGGATCGGCCCCCTGTACGCGGCCACTCCCGCCGTGGCGGCGGCCCTGCTGCGGCGGCTGGCGCGGCACGCGTCCGGCGGGCCGGTGGCCGTGGACGTCCCCGACGCGAACCCTGAGGCGACCGCGCTCTTCAAGGGCCTCGGCCTGGTCTCGACCTTCGAGGCGGCCCGGATGTACACCGGCCCCGCCCCGGACCTGCCCATGGCCGAGCTGTTCGGCGTGACCAGCCTCGAACTTGGCTGA
- a CDS encoding ATP-grasp domain-containing protein, translating to MRTTADDATATVLYCRDPLNERRVDAHFAAEARQLRAAGGRVLLVDHDALLAGDAEGALARVPGGAGPVWYRGWMVPADRYGALDAALHRRGGRLAVTAEEYRRAHELPGWYGTFAGLTPASAWLPTDPGRTPDPQRLTALAADLPPGAAVVKDYVKSRKHEWDDACYVPDLGDAAALHRVVDRFVTLQEDFLAGGVVLRAFEDFVAPRTRAGEPVAGEVRVWWRDAEPRLVTAHPDSPVADVVTPDLGPVREAVEALGCPFVTTDLALRADGVWRVVEVGDGQVSDLHHGADLDAFARLLAAGQVPLRAPSGSGTTPL from the coding sequence ATGCGCACCACGGCCGACGACGCGACCGCCACCGTCTTGTACTGCCGCGACCCGCTGAACGAGCGCCGGGTCGATGCCCACTTCGCCGCGGAGGCACGGCAGTTGCGCGCCGCCGGAGGCAGGGTGCTGCTCGTGGACCACGACGCGCTGCTCGCCGGGGACGCCGAGGGGGCCCTCGCCCGGGTGCCCGGCGGCGCGGGCCCCGTCTGGTACCGGGGCTGGATGGTGCCCGCCGACCGGTACGGGGCCTTGGACGCCGCCCTGCACCGCCGCGGCGGCAGGCTGGCGGTCACCGCCGAGGAGTACCGCCGGGCGCACGAACTCCCCGGCTGGTACGGGACCTTCGCCGGCCTCACCCCGGCCAGCGCCTGGCTTCCGACGGATCCGGGGCGGACCCCGGATCCGCAGCGGCTCACCGCCCTCGCCGCGGACCTGCCGCCCGGCGCCGCCGTGGTCAAGGACTACGTGAAGTCCCGCAAGCACGAGTGGGACGACGCCTGTTACGTGCCCGACCTCGGCGACGCGGCCGCTCTGCACCGGGTGGTCGACCGGTTCGTCACGCTCCAGGAGGACTTCCTGGCGGGCGGCGTGGTCCTGAGGGCCTTCGAGGACTTCGTCGCGCCGCGGACGCGGGCGGGTGAGCCGGTTGCCGGGGAGGTGCGCGTGTGGTGGCGGGACGCGGAGCCGCGGCTGGTGACCGCCCATCCGGACAGCCCCGTCGCCGACGTGGTGACCCCCGACCTCGGACCGGTCCGCGAGGCCGTCGAAGCACTCGGATGCCCCTTCGTGACCACCGACCTGGCCCTGCGCGCCGACGGCGTCTGGCGCGTCGTCGAAGTGGGCGACGGGCAGGTCAGCGACCTGCACCACGGGGCCGATCTCGACGCGTTCGCCCGGCTTCTGGCGGCCGGTCAGGTACCCCTGCGCGCACCTTCGGGTTCTGGTACAACACCGCTATGA
- a CDS encoding SIR2 family NAD-dependent protein deacylase produces MGKPLVAVFSGAGMSTDSGIPDYRGPQGLWRREPDAEKLVTYEYYMADPEIRRRSWLMRAEIGALGARPNAAHVAVAELERGGTPVRVITQNVDGLHQLAGMPGRKVFELHGNARSVVCTACHARSEMDAALARVAAGEPDPACLACGGILKAATVMFGQRLDPVVLGQAMAVAKGCQVFVAVGSTLQVQPAASLAGMAAEAGARLIIVNAEETPYDSLADEVVREPIGTALPALLARIAADGAQPVP; encoded by the coding sequence ATGGGAAAGCCGCTCGTCGCAGTGTTCAGTGGGGCCGGGATGTCCACCGATTCCGGAATCCCCGACTATCGGGGGCCGCAGGGGCTGTGGCGCCGTGAGCCGGACGCCGAGAAGCTCGTGACCTACGAGTACTACATGGCCGATCCGGAGATCCGGCGGCGGTCCTGGCTGATGCGGGCCGAGATCGGCGCGCTCGGAGCGCGGCCGAACGCCGCACACGTGGCCGTGGCCGAGCTGGAGCGCGGCGGCACCCCGGTCCGGGTCATCACCCAGAACGTCGACGGACTGCACCAGCTGGCCGGGATGCCCGGGCGGAAGGTGTTCGAGCTGCACGGAAACGCCCGGTCCGTGGTCTGCACGGCGTGCCACGCGCGGTCGGAGATGGACGCCGCGCTGGCCCGGGTCGCCGCCGGGGAACCGGATCCGGCCTGTCTGGCGTGCGGCGGGATCCTCAAGGCGGCGACCGTGATGTTCGGCCAGCGGCTCGACCCGGTGGTGCTGGGGCAGGCGATGGCCGTGGCCAAGGGGTGCCAGGTGTTCGTCGCCGTCGGGTCGACGCTGCAGGTGCAGCCGGCCGCCTCACTGGCCGGAATGGCCGCGGAGGCGGGTGCTCGGCTGATCATCGTGAACGCGGAGGAGACGCCGTACGACAGCCTCGCCGACGAGGTCGTCCGCGAACCGATCGGCACGGCCCTGCCGGCCCTCCTGGCCCGAATCGCCGCGGACGGGGCTCAGCCGGTGCCGTGA